In Euphorbia lathyris chromosome 10, ddEupLath1.1, whole genome shotgun sequence, a single genomic region encodes these proteins:
- the LOC136209120 gene encoding rhomboid-like protein 20 — translation MNGGPSGFNNAPVTRTFLIACAIFTLSFGIQGGFRKLGLSYQDIFLKPRIWKFIASVFAFSSTPELLFGLYLLYYFRVFERQIGSNKYSVFILFSIIGSLLFEVVTLGILKDPTANLLSSGPYGVIFASFIPFFFDIPVSTRFRVVGVHFSDKTFIYLAGCQLLLSSWKRSILPGMCGILAGSLYRLNLFGIRKAKFPEFVTSFFSRLSWPSSGSPRGATSRNVVGSTPSFAGRQVERTYPAPSAVPAEPPEDAIATLVSMGFDRNSARQALVHARNDVNAATNILLEAQSH, via the exons ATGAACGGCGGCCCCTCTGGTTTCA ACAATGCGCCAGTCACCAGAACATTCCTCATCGCTTGTGCCATTTTCACCCTTTCCTTTGGGATCCAAGGTGGCTTTAGAAAGCTTGGATTGTCGTATCAG GATATTTTTTTGAAGCCTCGCATTTGGAAGTTTATTGCTTCAGTTTTTGCCTTTTCATCGACGCCAGAACTTTTGTTTGGACTATACCTTCTATACTACTTCAGAGTCTTCGAGAGACAGATAGGTTCCAATAAGTACTCG gtttttattttgttctctaTAATAGGTTCATTACTCTTTGAGGTGGTTACGCTTGGAATCCTTAAGG aTCCAACAGCAAACCTACTGTCATCTGGACCATATGGTGTTATATTTGCTTCATTTATACCCTTTTTCTTCGATATTCCTGTATCAACACGGTTTCGTGTCGTTGGTGTCCACTTCTCTGATAAGACTTTCATATATCTTGCTGGTTGTCAG CTTCTTTTATCTTCGTGGAAGAGATCTATCTTGCCGGGAATGTGTGGTATCTTAGCTGGATCATTGTATCGTTTGAATCTCTTTGGCATACGGAAAGCCAAG TTTCCGGAGTTCGTAACATCATTCTTCTCACGGCTTTCTTGGCCATCTTCTGGGAGTCCACGTGGAGCAACATCTAGGAATGTTGTAGGAAGTACACCATCCTTTGCAGGTCGCCAAGTGGAG AGAACGTACCCTGCTCCTAGTGCTGTTCCTGCGGAGCCACCAGAGGATGCGATTGCAACACTGGTCTCGATGGGTTTTGACAGGAATTCTGCCAGACAGGCACTTGTGCATGCTAGAAATGATGTAAATGCGGCAACAAACATCCTTCTTGAAGCGCAGTCCCATTGA